In one Brassica oleracea var. oleracea cultivar TO1000 chromosome C9, BOL, whole genome shotgun sequence genomic region, the following are encoded:
- the LOC106314722 gene encoding uncharacterized protein LOC106314722, whose product MPVDLSFLAQFYGASPVSGYQLFVYRRRVFEKSTRSVRPSYGEVASLTLGKQNCVGKRWIHSTLLKNESIWSVKDNDQKGSWMWRIFLKIRGLAREFCKVEVYNRKGTSFWYDQWSPLGCLMDMLGTRGQIDKGIRQHDTVHTARTKRRRRVHRSEGLIQIENQLQSLSRSEEEDVVLRKGKQDIYKDQFLTAETWNHIRTKKEKVSWHRGIWFTHATPKHRFCTWLAIRNRLTTGDRMVAWNAGIDGTCVLCMHHLETRNHLFFGCDYSSSLWYKLMNVFMGNGYSEEWIDVVLFIQKPNLDRTRSFLVRYVFQATIYMIWRERNCRRHGERPQSPEVLFAMIDRLVKNRIMSIRAQDRRLDCAFQLWIEAVQA is encoded by the exons ATTCGAGAAATCGACAAGATCTGTTCGGCCTTCCTATGGTGAGGTAGCGAGCTTAACCCTCGGAAAGCAAAATTGTGTTGGGAAGAG ATGGATTCACTCCACACTCCTTAAGAATGAGTCTATTTGGTCTGTCAAAGATAATGATCAAAAAGGTTCATGGATGTGGCGAATTTTTTTGAAAATTCGAGGGCTGGCTCGGGAGTTCTGTAAAGTTGAAGTTTATAATAGGAAAGGGACATCTTTCTGGTACGACCAGTGGTCTCCTTTAGGCTGCTTGATGGATATGTTGGGAACAAGGGGTCAGATCGATAAGGGAATACGGCAACATGATACGGTGCATACTGCGAGGACAAAACGTAGAAGAAGAGTTCATCGTTCTGAGGGTCTGATTCAAATTGAGAACCAGCTCCAGTCTTTATCTCGTTCTGAAGAGGAGGATGTTGTCCTTCGGAAAGGGAAACAAGATATTTACAAAGATCAGTTTCTTACTGCAGAAACCTGGAATCACATCAGAACTAAAAAAGAAAAGGTCTCTTGGCACAGAGGAATCTGGTTCACTCATGCTACGCCAAAGCACAGGTTCTGTACTTGGCTAGCTATTCGTAATCGGCTCACTACGGGAGATAGGATGGTCGCCTGGAACGCTGGGATTGATGGGACTTGTGTTCTATGTATGCACCATCTGGAAACGAGAAACCATCTATTTTTCGGCTGCGATTACTCCTCATCACTATGGTACAAGCTGATGAATGTTTTTATGGGTAATGGTTACTCAGAAGAGTGGATTGATGTCGTGCTCTTCATACAGAAACCAAACCTGGATCGAACCAGGAGCTTCCTTGTTCGTTACGTTTTTCAAGCTACAATCTACATGATTTGGCGTGAGAGAAACTGTCGCAGGCATGGTGAGAGGCCGCAATCTCCTGAAGTTCTCTTTGCCATGATTGACAGACTGGTCAAGAACAGAATTATGTCCATTAGAGCACAAGACAGGAGACTTGATTGTGCTTTCCAACTTTGGATTGAAGCTGTACAAGCTTGA